Proteins encoded by one window of Anguilla rostrata isolate EN2019 chromosome 9, ASM1855537v3, whole genome shotgun sequence:
- the LOC135263987 gene encoding probable ATP-dependent RNA helicase ddx6, whose amino-acid sequence MRMRTSDVTATKGNEFEDYCLKRELLMGIFEMGWEKPSPIQEESIPIALSGRDILARAKNGTGKSGAYLIPLLERIDLKKDYIQALVIVPTRELALQVSQICIQVSKHMGGVKVMATTGGTNLRDDIMRLDETVHVIIATPGRILDLIKKGVAKVNHIQMIVLDEADKLLSQDFVQMMEETLSTMPKYRQILLYSATFPLSVQKFMNAHLQKPYEINLMEELTLKGVTQYYAYVTERQKVHCLNTLFSRLQINQSIIFCNSSQRVELLAKKISQLGYSCFYIHAKMRQEHRNRVFHDFRNGLCRNLVSTDLFTRGIDIQAVNVVINFDFPRLAETYLHRIGRSGRFGHLGLAINLITYDDRFNLKGIEEQLGTEIKPIPGSIDKSLYVAEYHSESGEEAKL is encoded by the exons ATGAGAATGAGGACTTCG GATGTGACCGCAACCAAGGGCAACGAGTTTGAGGATTACTGCCTGAAACGCGAGCTGCTGATGGGCATCTTCGAGATGGGCTGGGAGAAGCCGTCACCCATCCAG gaGGAGAGCATTCCCATCGCACTGTCCGGGAGGGATATTCTGGCCCGGGCGAAGAACGGGACTGGCAAGAGCGGCGCCTACCTCATACCCTTACTTGAACGCATCGACCTGAAGAAGGACTATATACAAG CTCTGGTCATCGTGCCCACCAGGGAACTGGCTCTCCAGGTGAGCCAGATCTGCATCCAGGTCAGCAAACACATGGGCGGGGTCAAAGTCATGGCGACCACGGGGGGCACCAACCTCCGCGATGACATCATGAGGCTCGACGAGACGG tgcaCGTAATAATTGCCACCCCTGGGAGGATTTTGGACCTCATCAAAAAGGGCGTGGCCAAAGTGAACCACATTCAGATGATTGTATTGGATGAG GCAGACAAGCTGCTGTCCCAGGACTTTGTGCAGATGATGGAGGAGACGTTGAGCACCATGCCCAAATACAGGCAGATCCTCCTCTACTCGGCCACCTTCCCCCTCAGCGTGCAGAAGTTCATG aaCGCCCATCTGCAGAAACCCTACGAGATTAACCTGATGGAGGAGCTCACTCTGAAGGGGGTGACCCAGTATTACGCCTACGTGACCGAGAGACAGAAGGTCCACTGCCTTAACACGCTCTTCTCCCGG CTCCAGATTAACCAGTCCATAATCTTCTGCAACTCGTCCCAACGCGTGGAGCTGCTGGCCAAGAAGATCTCCCAGCTGGGCTACTCCTGCTTCTACATCCACGCCAAGATGCGACAG GAGCATCGTAACCGCGTGTTCCACGACTTCAGAAACGGCCTCTGCAGGAACCTCGTCAGCACCG ACCTCTTCACCAGAGGCATCGACATACAAGCTGTGAACGTGGTGATCAACTTCGACTTCCCCAGGCTGGCCGAGACGTACCTCCACCGCATCGGCCGATCAG GACGTTTCGGTCACCTGGGCCTGGCCATCAACCTGATCACCTACGACGACCGCTTCAACCTGAAGGGCATCGAGGAGCAGCTGGGCACCGAGATCAAGCCCATCCCCGGCAGCATCGACAAGAGCCTGTACGTGGCCGAGTACCACAGCGAGAGCGGGGAGGAGGCCAAGCTGTGA